In Planctomycetia bacterium, one DNA window encodes the following:
- a CDS encoding RNA polymerase sigma factor, translating into MRDRDEQQLFRAVREGDERAFERAYHLYHQRVRLMAWRLVRRSDRVDDLANETWCRAFNRRSDYDGRTPFLVWLAGILRNINRESARKYTGDASGPAVGETEPALDEATPEAIAADAEALAGLNDCVSRLPELDQTIVRLRFFENRTLKAVAQEVSIPESTLRDSRLPGVLEALRVCMEKKGIDFSLFSALGRGNLQRDIED; encoded by the coding sequence ATGCGAGACCGCGATGAGCAACAACTGTTCCGCGCCGTCCGCGAGGGCGACGAAAGAGCATTTGAGCGCGCTTATCACCTCTACCACCAGCGTGTCCGACTGATGGCTTGGCGGCTGGTTCGCCGCAGCGACCGCGTGGACGATCTTGCAAATGAGACTTGGTGCCGGGCTTTTAACCGGCGAAGCGATTACGACGGCCGCACGCCGTTTTTGGTATGGTTGGCGGGGATTCTTCGAAACATAAACCGGGAATCGGCGCGAAAGTACACTGGGGATGCGTCCGGACCCGCTGTCGGCGAAACCGAACCCGCATTGGACGAAGCGACGCCGGAAGCGATTGCGGCAGATGCCGAAGCGCTGGCGGGGTTGAACGACTGTGTCTCGCGATTGCCGGAGTTGGATCAGACGATCGTGAGGCTGCGATTTTTTGAGAATCGCACGTTAAAGGCTGTGGCACAAGAAGTTAGCATCCCAGAATCCACGCTTCGGGACTCCCGTTTGCCCGGCGTGCTGGAGGCCTTGCGGGTGTGCATGGAAAAAAAAGGCATCGATTTTTCACTTTTTTCCGCGCTGGGAAGGGGGAATTTGCAAAGAGATATAGAGGACTAA
- a CDS encoding arginyltransferase, whose translation MTAPLEPRISIALPLFESEPHPCSYLPDRTATTEYSVPQAFAPIGTNPPLTAEDYQALMDAGFRRSGIAVYRTACDSCRECVPIRVPVATFRPSRSQRRAERRNRDVSVQIGKPQPDDEKYSIFEAYQRDHHASNPVESREEFEAFLYQSPVHSLEMVYRVGSAVAGVGIVDIASQSLSSVYFYFDPAHARRSLGTFSALKEIDLCRQMGKPYWYAGYYIRECDRMNYKAAFGPYQLLDQHGQWKPSEEPL comes from the coding sequence GTGACCGCACCGCTTGAACCACGAATTTCCATCGCCCTACCGCTCTTTGAGAGCGAGCCGCATCCCTGCTCGTACCTGCCGGATCGAACCGCCACAACGGAATACTCCGTGCCGCAGGCATTCGCGCCGATCGGAACCAACCCGCCGCTAACCGCTGAAGATTATCAGGCGTTGATGGACGCGGGATTTCGTCGCAGCGGCATCGCGGTGTATCGCACCGCCTGCGATTCGTGCCGCGAATGCGTCCCGATTCGAGTGCCCGTGGCGACCTTTCGCCCCAGCCGATCGCAGCGGCGCGCCGAGCGGCGCAACCGCGATGTCTCTGTGCAAATCGGTAAACCACAGCCCGACGACGAGAAATATAGCATTTTCGAAGCCTATCAGCGCGATCATCACGCGTCGAACCCGGTGGAGTCGCGCGAGGAATTTGAGGCGTTTCTCTATCAATCGCCCGTGCATTCCCTGGAGATGGTCTATCGCGTCGGATCGGCCGTCGCCGGAGTCGGCATCGTTGATATCGCTTCGCAATCGCTGTCGAGCGTGTATTTCTACTTCGACCCCGCCCACGCCCGCCGCAGCCTCGGCACCTTCAGCGCATTGAAGGAAATCGACCTCTGCCGACAAATGGGAAAGCCCTATTGGTACGCGGGATACTACATCCGCGAATGCGATCGGATGAATTACAAGGCGGCGTTCGGTCCCTACCAATTGCTGGATCAGCACGGCCAATGGAAACCATCAGAAGAACCATTATGA
- a CDS encoding adenosylhomocysteinase, producing MTVATAAREDYKVADMSLAAFGRKEIELAEHEMPGLMAIRKEYASQKPLAGARITGSLHMTIQTAVLIETLAELGADVRWCSCNIFSTQDHAAAAIAQAGIPVFAWKGETLEEYWWCTLQALTWPDGSGPTLIVDDGGDATLLVVKGAEYNRAGSVPSPDTTDVEEMQIILKLLAAEQKRDPRRWIGVEKGIVGVSEETTTGVHRLYQMQEAGTLPFPAINVNDSVTKSKFDNLYGCRHSLVDGIMRATDVMLAGKVAVVCGYGDVGKGCAQSLRGQGCRVIVTEIDPICALQAAMEGYQVLTIDDVVGTADIFITATGNLNIITADHMKKMKHNAIVGNIGHFDNEIDMAGLKKLPGVKRINIKPQVDEWKFPDGHSVIVLAEGRLLNLGCATGHPSFVMSNSFSNQVIAQIELWQNHKKYEKKVYTLPKHLDEKVARLHLEKLGAKLTKLSKEQAAYLGIPVDGPFKPEHYRY from the coding sequence ATGACCGTCGCAACCGCCGCCCGCGAGGATTACAAAGTCGCCGACATGAGCCTGGCCGCCTTCGGCCGCAAGGAAATTGAGCTGGCCGAGCACGAGATGCCCGGCCTGATGGCGATCCGCAAGGAATACGCTTCGCAGAAGCCTCTGGCCGGCGCGCGGATTACCGGGTCGCTGCACATGACGATCCAGACGGCGGTATTGATTGAGACGCTGGCCGAGCTGGGGGCAGACGTTCGTTGGTGTTCGTGCAACATCTTCAGCACGCAGGATCACGCCGCGGCGGCGATCGCCCAGGCAGGCATTCCCGTCTTCGCGTGGAAAGGCGAGACGCTGGAAGAATACTGGTGGTGCACGCTTCAGGCATTGACGTGGCCGGACGGAAGCGGGCCGACGCTGATCGTGGACGACGGAGGCGACGCGACGTTGCTGGTCGTGAAGGGCGCGGAATACAATCGCGCCGGCAGCGTACCGTCACCGGATACGACTGATGTGGAAGAGATGCAGATCATCCTCAAGCTGCTGGCGGCGGAGCAGAAGCGCGATCCCAGGCGGTGGATCGGCGTTGAGAAGGGGATCGTCGGAGTCAGCGAGGAGACGACAACGGGCGTGCATCGGCTGTACCAGATGCAGGAGGCGGGGACGCTGCCCTTCCCGGCGATCAACGTCAACGACAGTGTGACAAAGAGCAAGTTTGATAATTTATATGGATGTCGCCATTCACTGGTGGACGGCATCATGCGTGCGACCGATGTCATGCTGGCCGGCAAGGTGGCCGTGGTTTGCGGCTACGGCGACGTGGGCAAGGGATGTGCCCAGAGCCTGCGCGGCCAGGGCTGCCGCGTCATTGTGACCGAGATCGATCCGATCTGTGCGTTGCAGGCGGCGATGGAAGGCTACCAGGTGCTGACGATTGACGACGTGGTCGGCACGGCGGACATCTTCATCACCGCGACGGGGAATCTGAACATCATCACCGCGGACCACATGAAAAAGATGAAGCACAACGCCATCGTCGGCAACATCGGCCACTTCGACAACGAGATCGACATGGCCGGCCTGAAGAAGTTGCCGGGCGTCAAGCGGATCAACATCAAGCCGCAGGTGGATGAGTGGAAGTTCCCCGATGGGCATTCGGTGATCGTGCTGGCCGAAGGGCGATTGCTGAATCTCGGCTGCGCGACGGGGCATCCGAGCTTCGTGATGAGCAACAGTTTCTCGAATCAGGTGATCGCCCAGATCGAATTGTGGCAGAATCACAAGAAGTACGAGAAGAAGGTGTACACGCTGCCGAAGCACCTGGATGAAAAGGTCGCGCGGCTGCACCTGGAAAAGCTCGGCGCGAAGCTGACGAAGCTCTCAAAGGAACAGGCGGCGTATCTGGGAATCCCGGTCGACGGTCCGTTCAAGCCGGAACATTATCGTTACTGA
- the polX gene encoding DNA polymerase/3'-5' exonuclease PolX, which produces MPATSDLISLFNEIADILEINGEQVFRVNSYRRAARSLKDVTEPLAELAARGGLADLPGIGKSMAAKIEEFLSTGKITMHEELCASIPPGLLKLRAIPGMGPKKIALVWKELGVDSLDALRAKIQSGELAKLKGMGEKSVEQIAKGIDFAERSGDRTPLGVAWTLADEILAALRKITGVRRAEAAGSLRRGCETIGDVDILCESENGAAVIEVFTKLPQAVRVLAAGETKGSILVERRGGGELQIDCRVVPRESYGTALQYFTGSKEHNVRLRELAVRKKFKLNEWGLFSGDKAVAGEKEEDVYKKLGLPWIPPELREDRGELELKESPRLIELSDIRGDLHMHTTASDGTMSAAEMADAASKRGYEYIAITDHSRSSAIANGLTIDRMWRQIEKIRALNKDHKTITVLIGCECDILADGKLDYPDSLLAACDLVVASVHAAQRQDRAKITARVLKAMENPYVTILGHPTGRLINKREPMDLDMAAVVKQAAKTHTILEINSSWQRLDLNDLHARMARDAGVMVAINTDSHAAIQMEQMKFGVTIARRAGLEAKQVLNTLPLPSVRKRIARKRNGE; this is translated from the coding sequence ATGCCCGCCACCAGCGACCTGATCAGCCTCTTCAACGAGATCGCCGACATCCTTGAGATCAACGGCGAGCAGGTTTTCCGCGTCAATTCCTACCGCCGGGCCGCGCGCAGCCTGAAAGACGTGACCGAGCCGCTGGCCGAACTCGCCGCGCGCGGCGGGCTGGCTGACCTGCCCGGCATCGGCAAGAGCATGGCCGCCAAGATCGAAGAGTTTCTCTCGACCGGCAAAATCACGATGCACGAGGAGCTGTGCGCGTCCATTCCGCCGGGGCTGCTGAAGCTTCGCGCCATTCCCGGCATGGGGCCGAAGAAAATCGCGCTGGTCTGGAAAGAACTGGGCGTCGATTCACTGGATGCGCTCCGCGCGAAGATTCAGTCCGGTGAACTGGCGAAACTCAAGGGCATGGGCGAAAAGAGCGTCGAGCAGATCGCCAAGGGGATCGACTTCGCCGAACGCTCCGGCGATCGCACGCCGCTCGGCGTGGCGTGGACCCTCGCCGATGAGATTCTTGCCGCCCTGCGAAAGATCACGGGTGTGCGCCGCGCCGAGGCAGCGGGCAGCCTGCGCCGCGGATGCGAAACAATCGGTGACGTAGACATTCTCTGCGAATCCGAAAACGGTGCAGCCGTAATCGAGGTGTTCACGAAGCTGCCACAGGCGGTGCGTGTTCTGGCGGCCGGCGAAACGAAAGGCTCGATTCTTGTGGAGCGCCGGGGCGGCGGAGAGCTTCAAATAGACTGCCGCGTCGTCCCGCGCGAGTCCTACGGCACGGCCTTGCAATACTTCACCGGCAGCAAGGAACACAACGTCCGGCTGCGCGAGCTGGCCGTGAGAAAGAAGTTCAAGCTCAACGAGTGGGGTCTCTTCTCCGGCGACAAGGCTGTCGCGGGCGAAAAGGAAGAAGACGTTTACAAGAAGCTGGGTCTGCCCTGGATTCCACCGGAGCTGCGCGAAGACCGCGGCGAGCTGGAATTGAAAGAATCGCCGCGGCTGATTGAACTGTCCGACATCCGCGGCGACCTCCACATGCACACGACCGCCAGCGATGGAACCATGAGCGCCGCCGAAATGGCGGACGCCGCCTCGAAGCGCGGGTACGAATACATCGCCATCACCGATCATTCCCGCTCCAGCGCCATCGCCAACGGCCTGACGATCGATCGCATGTGGCGGCAGATCGAGAAAATTCGCGCGTTGAATAAGGATCACAAGACGATCACCGTGCTGATCGGCTGTGAGTGCGACATTCTCGCCGACGGAAAACTCGATTATCCCGACTCGCTACTAGCCGCGTGTGACCTCGTCGTCGCGAGCGTTCACGCGGCCCAGCGACAGGATCGCGCGAAGATCACCGCTCGCGTGCTCAAGGCGATGGAAAACCCGTACGTGACCATTCTCGGCCACCCCACCGGGCGGCTGATCAACAAACGCGAGCCGATGGACCTCGACATGGCTGCGGTCGTGAAGCAGGCGGCCAAGACGCACACGATTCTGGAGATCAACTCGTCGTGGCAGCGGCTGGACCTGAACGACCTGCACGCGCGGATGGCGCGGGACGCGGGCGTCATGGTGGCGATCAACACCGACTCGCACGCGGCGATTCAAATGGAGCAAATGAAGTTCGGCGTGACCATCGCCCGGCGGGCCGGCCTGGAAGCTAAACAGGTGCTGAACACGCTGCCGCTCCCCTCGGTCCGCAAACGCATTGCGAGGAAGCGCAACGGAGAATAG
- a CDS encoding 6-phosphofructokinase: MASNGAPRASTGRQEIRRIGILTGGGDCPGLNAVIRAVTKTALFDHGWQVFGVEDGYLGLIEDKVRPLTAGDVSNILTRGGTILGTSNKAEPSRYPIGVGKKGEPVFGDVRDRAMATYEKYGLDALVVIGGDGTMSGANGLIELGMRCVGVPKTIDNDLMHTEVTFGFQTAVEIATEAIDRLHTTAASHHRIMVVELMGRNAGWLALHAGVASGADIILIPEIPYDIAKLCDFCKDRKKAGKKSTIVAVSEGARPFDGEAVVDRTIADSPDPIRYGGIANVLHRQLEMCSTIEARAVVLGHVQRGGTPCGYDRALATQFGFHATELLARGEYNRLVVVHRGRYDSVPIGEVANRQRVVPPDDDLVRAARAVGTGFGD; this comes from the coding sequence ATGGCTTCGAATGGTGCACCGCGTGCGAGTACAGGTCGACAGGAAATCCGACGCATCGGCATTCTGACCGGCGGTGGCGATTGTCCGGGTCTCAACGCTGTCATTCGAGCGGTGACCAAGACCGCGCTCTTCGATCACGGCTGGCAGGTTTTCGGAGTCGAGGACGGCTACCTGGGGCTGATCGAGGACAAAGTGCGACCGCTCACGGCTGGCGACGTCAGCAACATTCTGACGCGCGGCGGGACGATCCTGGGCACGAGCAACAAGGCGGAGCCGAGCCGGTATCCGATCGGGGTCGGCAAGAAGGGGGAGCCGGTCTTCGGCGATGTGCGCGATCGCGCAATGGCGACGTATGAGAAGTACGGCCTGGATGCGTTGGTGGTCATTGGCGGCGACGGCACAATGAGCGGGGCCAACGGGCTGATCGAGCTGGGGATGCGTTGCGTCGGTGTGCCGAAGACCATCGACAACGACCTGATGCACACCGAGGTCACGTTTGGATTTCAGACGGCGGTGGAAATCGCCACCGAGGCGATCGACCGGCTGCACACGACCGCGGCGAGCCATCACCGAATCATGGTGGTGGAGTTGATGGGTCGAAACGCCGGCTGGCTGGCCCTGCACGCCGGCGTGGCGAGCGGGGCGGACATCATTCTTATACCGGAGATACCGTACGACATCGCGAAGCTGTGTGATTTCTGCAAGGATCGCAAGAAGGCGGGCAAAAAATCGACGATTGTCGCTGTTTCGGAGGGGGCCAGGCCGTTCGACGGCGAGGCGGTGGTCGACCGGACGATCGCCGACAGCCCGGACCCGATCCGATACGGCGGTATCGCCAACGTGCTGCACCGGCAGTTGGAGATGTGTTCAACCATCGAGGCGCGGGCGGTGGTGCTGGGGCATGTCCAGCGCGGTGGGACGCCGTGCGGCTACGATCGGGCGCTGGCGACGCAGTTCGGCTTTCACGCGACCGAGCTGCTGGCTCGCGGGGAGTACAATCGGCTGGTCGTCGTCCATCGCGGGCGATATGACAGCGTGCCGATCGGCGAAGTGGCCAATCGTCAGCGCGTCGTTCCGCCGGACGATGATCTCGTTCGGGCGGCCCGCGCCGTCGGCACCGGGTTCGGCGACTAG
- a CDS encoding methyltransferase domain-containing protein, protein MQPYAASDNLYQRDALFLDVRRESLFLAAHHPRAVNIPLEELADRIHELPPPYETLLLFDMDPLRAEQAAAILHDRDRLVEVIAPDNVRWNDEAMVSGASTARLWRPHGLLHELIAAMQAEWGDVKGRIALDIACGAGRDAVFLAEQGLHVTAWDILPDAVTRCTDLARRTGVRLAASVRDVTIAGAIPPGAFDAVCCFNFLHRPLMPALAEAVRPGGFVCYETFVDPQRERFGKPARPERVLRPGELASFFNSWRVIVSREGLVSPRRIAASLIAQRPVT, encoded by the coding sequence GTGCAGCCATACGCCGCATCCGACAATCTATACCAACGCGACGCGCTGTTTCTCGATGTCCGTCGAGAGTCGCTTTTCCTCGCCGCACACCATCCCCGTGCCGTGAACATTCCGTTGGAGGAACTGGCCGATCGCATTCACGAGTTGCCTCCGCCTTATGAAACCCTTTTGTTGTTCGACATGGATCCGCTGCGAGCCGAGCAAGCCGCCGCAATCCTTCACGACCGTGATCGGCTGGTTGAAGTCATCGCTCCCGACAACGTGCGATGGAACGATGAGGCAATGGTCTCCGGCGCATCCACCGCACGCCTCTGGCGACCACACGGTCTCTTGCACGAACTGATCGCTGCGATGCAAGCTGAATGGGGCGATGTGAAAGGCCGCATCGCGCTGGATATCGCCTGCGGTGCCGGACGCGACGCTGTTTTCCTCGCGGAACAGGGTCTGCATGTCACCGCGTGGGACATTCTGCCCGATGCCGTGACGCGTTGCACGGACCTTGCGCGCCGTACGGGCGTGAGACTCGCTGCAAGCGTGCGGGATGTCACCATTGCAGGAGCGATTCCACCGGGTGCGTTCGATGCCGTGTGTTGCTTCAACTTTCTGCATCGCCCGCTCATGCCCGCGCTGGCCGAGGCCGTTCGACCCGGCGGATTCGTCTGCTATGAGACGTTCGTCGATCCGCAACGCGAGCGATTCGGCAAACCCGCCCGGCCGGAGCGCGTCCTGCGTCCCGGCGAACTGGCCTCATTCTTTAACAGTTGGAGGGTTATCGTCTCACGTGAGGGGTTGGTCTCGCCGCGGCGCATCGCGGCGTCGCTGATCGCCCAACGGCCGGTAACTTGA
- a CDS encoding DUF971 domain-containing protein gives MTNVPTGLNDDQLAAWATNQPATSPAFRPTDLRLDRREGLTVTWGDGVVSRYPLVYLRKRCPCATCRTEREASGANERGAASAATSSAGAPGKRSISLTILPEGIDRATQFVDAKMVGSYAIQITWGDGHSTGIYDFRYLRVIAPR, from the coding sequence ATGACCAACGTACCAACCGGCCTGAACGACGACCAGCTTGCCGCATGGGCGACGAATCAACCCGCCACGTCGCCGGCGTTTCGTCCGACCGATCTTCGACTCGATCGGCGGGAGGGGTTGACGGTCACGTGGGGCGATGGTGTGGTGAGCCGTTATCCACTCGTGTACCTCCGCAAGCGGTGTCCATGCGCGACGTGCCGAACGGAACGGGAGGCTTCTGGCGCGAACGAACGCGGGGCCGCGAGCGCTGCGACCTCGTCGGCGGGAGCGCCGGGGAAACGGTCGATCAGTCTGACGATTCTGCCGGAGGGCATTGATCGCGCCACGCAGTTCGTCGATGCGAAGATGGTCGGGTCTTACGCCATCCAGATCACCTGGGGCGACGGACACAGCACTGGGATATACGATTTTCGCTATCTGCGCGTGATCGCGCCGCGCTAG
- a CDS encoding HEAT repeat domain-containing protein, with amino-acid sequence MDENTVAGSRLLDLATPYLARSDRDGLASALRESWSVPCLVLLLDQSDPVVVATAARCIGLIGHADSLPRLASLLHHADEQVVEAAEEAMWTISFRAGTPLEHQALWRIAEAIRAGVTENTAALLKPLIRANRQFAEAFHQRGQAYYLDGAFAQALRDADRTISINPYHFAAHALRANCLVALHREKEALEAYRRVLQIHPRFYGARDAIHTLQRHLAGSAG; translated from the coding sequence ATGGATGAGAACACCGTCGCCGGTTCCCGGCTGCTCGACTTGGCGACCCCGTACCTCGCACGAAGCGACCGTGACGGTCTGGCAAGCGCCCTGCGCGAAAGCTGGTCCGTCCCATGCCTCGTGTTGCTTCTGGACCAATCCGACCCGGTCGTCGTCGCGACGGCGGCGCGATGCATCGGGCTTATCGGCCACGCCGACAGCCTTCCTCGCCTGGCATCCCTGCTGCATCACGCGGACGAACAAGTCGTGGAAGCCGCTGAAGAGGCGATGTGGACCATCAGCTTCCGCGCCGGTACTCCGCTCGAGCACCAAGCGCTGTGGCGCATCGCCGAAGCGATCCGTGCGGGCGTCACCGAGAATACGGCGGCACTACTGAAGCCGTTGATCCGAGCGAATCGACAATTCGCCGAGGCGTTCCACCAACGAGGTCAGGCCTATTACCTCGACGGGGCCTTTGCCCAGGCGCTGCGCGACGCCGACCGCACGATTTCGATCAACCCGTATCACTTCGCGGCGCATGCCTTGCGCGCCAATTGCCTCGTCGCCCTGCACCGCGAGAAAGAAGCGCTCGAGGCCTATCGCCGGGTCCTCCAGATCCATCCGCGATTCTACGGCGCACGGGACGCGATTCACACGCTTCAGCGCCATCTTGCCGGCAGCGCCGGATGA
- the larB gene encoding nickel pincer cofactor biosynthesis protein LarB encodes MHPEQLKSILVRVQKGELPVGDAMSALAKIPFETLDYAKVDHHRALRCGFPEVILCQGKTPAQVSGIIEKLAAAGGNVLATRASAEHYSAVSATGLAVTYDEVSRCITLRQQASRRSQGTIALVCAGTGDLPVIEEARVTCDIMDQRTASYYDVGVAGIHRLLAHTEEIRRARVVVVAAGMEGALASVVGGLVEAPVIAVPTSVGYGASFKGLAPLLTMLNGCAPGVSVVNIDNGFGAGYLASMINRMAESASEAQRP; translated from the coding sequence ATGCATCCCGAGCAACTCAAATCCATCCTTGTACGCGTTCAAAAAGGCGAACTGCCCGTTGGTGATGCCATGTCCGCGCTGGCGAAAATCCCGTTCGAGACGTTGGACTATGCCAAGGTGGACCACCACCGGGCGCTGCGGTGCGGCTTTCCGGAAGTCATCTTGTGTCAGGGCAAAACACCGGCGCAGGTGTCAGGGATTATTGAGAAGCTGGCCGCAGCCGGGGGGAATGTGCTAGCCACTCGTGCGTCGGCGGAACATTATTCAGCGGTGTCTGCGACTGGGCTTGCTGTAACGTATGACGAAGTATCGCGCTGCATCACCTTGCGCCAACAGGCGAGTCGTCGCTCGCAGGGGACGATTGCGCTGGTTTGCGCGGGGACGGGTGATCTGCCGGTGATCGAAGAAGCGCGCGTCACGTGTGACATCATGGATCAGCGGACCGCGTCGTACTATGACGTGGGGGTGGCGGGCATTCATCGGTTGTTGGCGCATACCGAGGAAATACGCCGGGCGCGCGTGGTAGTCGTGGCGGCGGGGATGGAGGGGGCGCTGGCGAGCGTGGTGGGCGGACTTGTCGAGGCACCAGTGATAGCCGTGCCGACGAGCGTCGGATATGGAGCGAGTTTCAAAGGTCTGGCGCCGTTGCTGACAATGCTGAATGGCTGCGCGCCGGGGGTGTCGGTGGTGAACATCGATAACGGATTCGGCGCGGGCTATCTTGCGTCGATGATCAACCGGATGGCAGAGAGTGCGTCGGAGGCGCAACGTCCGTGA